A portion of the Cryptomeria japonica chromosome 5, Sugi_1.0, whole genome shotgun sequence genome contains these proteins:
- the LOC131028464 gene encoding oligopeptide transporter 7 has translation MEVLSGSEDMEDSCGSSSLTPLLEHDTENLGSNREGNTENESDNEEKEDPNGCYTEEIANEEDVSPIEQVALTVPTTDDPSLPVLTFRMWVLGLLSCAGLSFLNQFFSYRVEPLTITSVSAQIAVLPLGRFMAATLPETKFKVPGTKWKFCLNPGPFNVKEHVLITIFAGAGASPINAIHIVNIIKIFYKRNLDLYVALLIVLMSQVLGFGWAGIFRKHLVEPSTMWWPANLVQVSLFRTLHEKEERQRGGVTRIQFFLIALTCSFGYYLLPGYLSPLLTSFSWLCWMFPRSVIAQQVGSGLHGLGLGAVGLDWSTICSYLGSPLATPWFAVANVGVGFVLIMYVITPLTYWFGVYDARVFPMFSKDLFTSTGQIYNISSIVDSDLHLDEKAYEKYGQLHLSTFFVFSYSIAFAALSATVMHAVIFHGKDIWNLRIHTFKDRKMDVHSRLMRKYKAVPEWWFFIFLALTLTVTITVCEWFKDQLQLRWWGVLLSCGLAIFFTLPIGIIKATTDKSLGLNVISEYIFGYISPGRPVANICFKILSDITISQALTFLQDFKLGQYMKIPPRSMFMAQMIGTSVAALVYIGTAWWMIDNIPNLCNTAALPDNSPWVCPVDQVIYDASVIWGLIGPRRIFGSLGPYGAVNWSFLIGAIAPILAWLLQKMWPEKTWIKYINMPVLIGATSLMPPATAVNFTSWLIIGFIFSFVIYRYHKQWWQKHNYVLSAGLDAGLAFMGVLLYVCLGLENVSLEWWGTNLDGCPLASCPTAKNVSVENCPIFV, from the exons ATGGAGGTTCTTTCTGGTTCAGAAGATATGGAGGACTCCTGTGGCTCATCATCTCTAACACCAC TTCTTGAACATGATACAGAAAATTTAGGGAGCAACCGTGAGGGGAATACTGAAAATGAATCAGATAACGAAGAAAAAGAAGACCCAAATGGTTGTTACACTGAGGAGATAGCTAATGAGGAAGATGTATCCCCAATTGAGCAAGTAGCTCTTACCGTCCCCACAACTGATGATCCGTCTCTTCCTGTGCTCACTTTCAGGATGTGGGTCTTGGGATTGCTTTCATGTGCGGGTCTTTCTTTTCTCAATCAGTTTTTTTCGTATAGAGTAGAACCTCTTACTATCACCTCAGTGTCTGCACAGATTGCTGTGCTCCCACTAGGGCGTTTCATGGCTGCGACACTGCCTGAAACTAAGTTTAAGGTCCCTGGTACCAAATGGAAGTTTTGCTTGAATCCAGGACCTTTCAATGTAAAAGAGCATGTTCTTATTACCATCTTTGCTGGTGCTGGAGCTAGCCCTATTAATGCAATCCATATTGTCAACATCATAAAGATCTTCTACAAAAGGAACCTGGATCTATATGTAGCCCTATTGATAGTTCTCATGTCACAG GTTTTGGGATTTGGATGGGCTGGCATATTTCGAAAGCATTTAGTAGAGCCATCTACAATGTGGTGGCCTGCAAATCTGGTCCAAGTATCCCTATTCAG AACACTTCATGAAAAGGAGGAGAGACAAAGAGGAGGTGTAACGCGCATCCAATTCTTTCTAATAGCTTTAACGTGCAGCTTTGGTTATTACTTGCTTCCTGGTTATCTTTCCCCCCTGCTGACATCTTTTTCATGGCTGTGCTGGATGTTTCCTCGATCCGTTATTGCACAGCAAGTTGGTTCAGGCCTTCATGGACTAGGGCTGGGTGCTGTTGGACTGGATTGGTCAACTATCTGTTCATATCTGGGAAGTCCACTGGCCACACCCTGGTTTGCTGTAGCCAATGTGGGCGTTGGCTTTGTGCTCATAATGTATGTGATTACACCATTGACATATTGGTTTGGTGTTTATGATGCTAGAGTCTTCCCCATGTTTTCCAAGGACCTCTTCACATCTACAGGACAAATTTACAATATTTCTTCCATAGTGGATTCCGACCTTCATTTGGACGAAAAGGCCTATGAGAAGTATGGCCAGTTACATCTGAGCACTTTTTTCGTTTTTTCTTATAGTATAGCCTTTGCGGCATTGTCTGCCACGGTCATGCACGCAGTCATCTTCCATGGAAA AGACATATGGAATCTCAGAATACATACCTTCAAAGACAGGAAAATGGATGTGCACTCTAGGCTCATGAGAAAGTACAAAGCAGTACCAGAGTGGTGGTTTTTCATATTTCTTGCCTTGACTTTAACAGTCACCATTACAGTTTGTGAATGGTTTAAGGATCAGCTTCAATTGCGGTGGTGGGGAGTGCTCCTTTCATGTGGCCTTGCCATATTCTTCACTCTACCAATTGGCATTATAAAGGCTACTACTGATAAG AGCCTGGGCTTGAATGTCATTTCTGAATACATTTTTGGCTACATCTCTCCAGGCAGACCAGTGGCCAATATCTGCTTCAAGATTTTGAGTGATATAACCATCAGTCAAGCCTTAACTTTTCTGCAAGACTTCAAACTTGGTCAGTACATGAAGATCCCTCCACGCTCCATGTTCATGGCACAA ATGATAGGGACAAGTGTTGCTGCACTAGTATACATTGGAACAGCATGGTGGATGATTGACAACATTCCCAATCTGTGCAATACAGCTGCCTTACCAGATAACAGTCCATGGGTTTGTCCCGtggaccaagtgatatatgatgctTCTGTGATTTGGGGATTAATCGGTCCAAGGCGAATTTTTGGAAGCCTGGGTCCATATGGTGCTGTTAACTGGTCTTTCCTAATAGGAGCCATAGCCCCAATCTTGGCATGGCTTTTGCAAAAAATGTGGCCTGAGAAAACGTGGATAAAGTATATCAATATGCCTGTGCTTATTGGAGCAACATCACTCATGCCCCCTGCCACTGCAGTGAATTTCACTAGTTGGTTGATTATAGGATTTATTTTCAGCTTTGTGATATACAGATATCACAAACAATGGTGGCAGAAACATAACTATGTGCTTTCAGCAGGATTGGATGCAGGTCTGGCATTCATGGGTGTGCTTCTCTATGTTTGTTTGGGATTGGAGAATGTATCTTTAGAGTGGTGGGGAACGAATTTGGATGGTTGTCCATTAGCTTCCTGCCCAACTGCAAAGAATGTATCTGTTGAGAATTGTCCGATATTTGTTTAA